The Rhodopseudomonas palustris genome window below encodes:
- the bchF gene encoding 2-vinyl bacteriochlorophyllide hydratase, with protein sequence MLYTPEERVRRDATKWTLVQGILAPVQFVVFLVSLGLVLRYLGTGDGYTAATVSVVIKTLVLYTIMITGAIWEREVFGCYLFAPAFFWEDVFSFLVLALHTVYLVMLFLGLGDARDQMYVALAAYATYVVNATQFVLKLRAARRDERLAGLREPSVSGSRA encoded by the coding sequence ATGCTCTACACGCCCGAAGAGCGGGTTCGCCGAGACGCAACAAAATGGACGCTGGTGCAGGGTATCCTGGCGCCGGTCCAGTTCGTCGTCTTCCTCGTCAGCCTCGGCCTGGTGCTCCGCTATCTCGGAACCGGCGACGGCTACACCGCTGCGACCGTGTCGGTCGTGATCAAGACGCTGGTGCTCTACACCATCATGATCACCGGCGCGATTTGGGAGCGCGAAGTCTTCGGCTGTTACTTGTTCGCGCCCGCGTTCTTCTGGGAGGACGTGTTCAGCTTCCTCGTGCTGGCGCTGCACACCGTCTATCTGGTGATGCTGTTCCTCGGCCTCGGCGATGCGCGCGATCAGATGTACGTCGCGCTCGCGGCCTATGCGACTTACGTCGTCAACGCCACCCAGTTCGTCCTCAAGCTGCGCGCCGCGCGCCGCGACGAACGTCTGGCCGGCCTGCGTGAGCCCTCGGTGTCCGGGAGCCGCGCATGA
- a CDS encoding ferredoxin:protochlorophyllide reductase (ATP-dependent) subunit N, with product MTAHVTGCSTATADQLVAREIRTESGQREVFCGLTGIVWLHRKIQDAFFLVVGSRTCAHLVQSAAGVMIFAEPRFGTAIMEEKDLAGLTDANDELDRVVTQLLARRPDIKLLFLVGSCPSEVIKLDLSRAALRLSQRFSPGVRILNYSGSGIETTFTQGEDACLASMVPELPAATDTKPSLLVIGSLADVVEDQFKRMFDALGVDNVAFFPPRNSASLPSVGPNTKILMAQPFLPDTVRALEERGAKRLAAPFPLGVEGTTGWLRAAADAFGVDPAKFDQVTAPNRARAERALAAFKSELGGRRIFFFPDSQLEIPLARFLSRELDMQLVEVATPYLHREQLAEELKLLPAEVALTEGQDVDDQLDRCRIARPDIVVCGLGLANPLEAEGITTKWSIELVFTPIQGYEQAADLAELFARPLVRRAKLVA from the coding sequence ATGACCGCTCACGTCACAGGTTGTTCGACCGCGACCGCGGATCAACTGGTCGCTCGCGAAATCCGCACCGAGAGCGGACAGCGCGAAGTGTTCTGCGGGCTGACCGGCATCGTCTGGCTGCATCGCAAGATCCAGGACGCATTCTTCCTCGTGGTCGGCTCGCGCACCTGCGCGCATCTGGTTCAGTCGGCCGCCGGCGTGATGATCTTCGCCGAGCCGCGGTTCGGCACGGCGATCATGGAAGAGAAGGATCTGGCCGGTCTCACCGACGCCAATGACGAGCTCGATCGTGTGGTGACGCAGCTGCTGGCGCGCCGGCCCGACATCAAGCTCTTGTTCCTGGTCGGCTCGTGCCCGTCGGAAGTGATCAAGCTCGATCTGTCGCGCGCCGCGCTCCGCCTGTCGCAGCGGTTCTCGCCGGGCGTGCGCATCCTCAACTACTCGGGCAGCGGCATCGAAACGACCTTCACCCAAGGCGAGGACGCCTGCCTGGCGTCGATGGTGCCGGAGCTTCCCGCCGCGACCGACACCAAGCCGTCGCTGCTGGTGATCGGCTCGCTGGCCGACGTCGTTGAAGATCAATTCAAGCGGATGTTCGATGCGCTCGGCGTCGACAACGTCGCGTTCTTCCCGCCGCGCAACTCGGCCTCGCTGCCGAGTGTCGGGCCGAACACCAAGATCCTGATGGCGCAGCCGTTCCTGCCCGACACCGTGCGGGCCCTGGAAGAGCGCGGCGCCAAGCGCCTCGCGGCGCCGTTCCCGCTTGGTGTTGAAGGCACCACCGGCTGGCTGCGCGCTGCGGCCGATGCGTTCGGTGTCGACCCGGCGAAGTTCGATCAAGTCACCGCGCCCAACCGCGCCCGCGCCGAGCGTGCGCTCGCTGCGTTCAAGAGCGAGCTGGGCGGCCGGCGAATCTTCTTCTTCCCGGATTCGCAGCTCGAGATTCCGCTGGCGCGCTTCCTGTCGCGTGAGCTGGACATGCAGCTCGTCGAAGTCGCGACGCCGTATCTGCACCGCGAGCAGCTGGCCGAAGAGCTCAAGCTGCTGCCGGCCGAAGTCGCGCTGACCGAAGGTCAGGACGTCGACGATCAGCTCGACCGCTGCCGCATTGCGCGTCCCGATATCGTGGTGTGCGGCCTCGGTCTCGCCAATCCGCTCGAGGCGGAAGGCATCACAACCAAATGGTCGATCGAACTCGTGTTCACCCCGATCCAGGGATACGAGCAGGCGGCCGATCTTGCTGAATTGTTCGCGCGGCCGCTGGTGCGGCGCGCCAAGTTGGTGGCCTGA
- the bchB gene encoding ferredoxin:protochlorophyllide reductase (ATP-dependent) subunit B, with the protein MQLTVWIYEGPPHVGAMRVATGMEQLHYVLHAPQGDTYADLLFTMIERRNKRPPVTYTTFAARDLGKDTAELFMSAARNAYARFKPQAMIVGASCTGSLIQDDPGGLAKSLGFSIPVIPIDLPAYQRKENWGASETFYQLVRAIAGPKAPPPGTKRAERAPGQRAKCNLLGPTALGFRHRDDITEITRLLGQLGIDVNVVAPMGATPADLTRLGEADFNVVLYPEVASQAASWLQRIFHQPFTKTIPIGVSATREFVREVAGLAGVDPEPVLAAASTRLPWYSHSVDSTYLTNKRVFIFGDATHAIASARIASEELGFKVVGLGTYSREFGRDVREAAAKYGVEALITDDYLEVEAKVAELHPELVLGTQMERHIAKRLGVPCAVISAPVHVQDFPARYAPQMGFEGANVIFDTWVHPLMMGLEEHLLAMFKDDFEFKDGALPSHLGTGHAPASAPAVAEVAVALPQSAPVLDGAASEPAPTAPAPTGAVWAPEAEKELLKIPFFVRGKARRNTERFANENGVATITVETLYDAKAHFAR; encoded by the coding sequence ATGCAGCTCACCGTATGGATCTATGAAGGCCCTCCCCATGTCGGCGCGATGCGCGTTGCCACGGGTATGGAGCAATTGCACTACGTGCTGCACGCTCCACAGGGCGACACCTACGCCGATCTGTTGTTCACGATGATCGAGCGCCGCAACAAGCGGCCGCCGGTGACCTACACGACGTTCGCCGCGCGCGATCTCGGCAAGGACACCGCCGAGCTGTTCATGAGCGCGGCCCGCAACGCCTATGCACGCTTCAAGCCGCAGGCGATGATCGTCGGCGCGTCCTGCACCGGCTCGCTGATTCAGGACGATCCGGGCGGTCTCGCCAAGTCGCTCGGCTTTTCGATTCCGGTGATTCCGATCGATCTGCCGGCGTATCAGCGCAAGGAAAACTGGGGCGCGTCCGAGACGTTCTATCAGCTGGTGCGCGCGATCGCCGGTCCGAAGGCGCCGCCGCCCGGCACCAAGCGCGCCGAGCGCGCGCCGGGCCAGCGTGCCAAGTGCAATCTGCTCGGGCCGACCGCGCTCGGCTTCCGTCATCGCGACGACATCACCGAGATCACCAGGCTGCTCGGCCAGCTCGGGATCGACGTCAATGTGGTGGCGCCGATGGGCGCGACGCCGGCGGACCTGACCCGCCTCGGCGAAGCCGACTTCAACGTCGTGCTGTATCCGGAAGTCGCGTCGCAGGCGGCGTCCTGGCTGCAGCGGATCTTCCATCAGCCGTTCACCAAGACGATTCCGATCGGCGTTTCGGCGACGCGCGAATTCGTGCGCGAAGTCGCCGGCCTTGCCGGCGTCGATCCGGAGCCGGTGCTGGCGGCGGCTTCCACCCGGCTGCCGTGGTACTCGCATTCGGTCGACTCGACCTACCTGACCAACAAGCGCGTCTTCATCTTCGGCGATGCCACCCACGCGATCGCCTCGGCGCGGATCGCGTCGGAGGAGCTCGGCTTCAAGGTGGTCGGGCTCGGCACCTACAGCCGCGAATTCGGCCGCGACGTCCGCGAGGCGGCGGCGAAGTACGGCGTCGAGGCGCTGATCACCGACGACTATCTCGAGGTCGAAGCCAAGGTTGCCGAACTGCATCCGGAGCTGGTGCTCGGCACCCAGATGGAGCGCCACATTGCCAAGCGCCTCGGCGTGCCCTGCGCGGTGATCTCGGCGCCGGTGCATGTCCAGGATTTCCCCGCGCGCTATGCGCCGCAGATGGGATTCGAAGGCGCCAATGTGATCTTCGACACCTGGGTCCATCCGCTGATGATGGGCCTCGAAGAGCATCTTTTGGCGATGTTCAAGGACGATTTCGAATTCAAGGACGGCGCGCTGCCGTCGCATCTCGGCACTGGCCACGCACCCGCTTCGGCGCCTGCTGTGGCGGAGGTCGCCGTTGCGCTGCCGCAAAGCGCGCCGGTTCTCGACGGTGCAGCATCTGAGCCGGCTCCGACCGCACCCGCCCCCACCGGGGCTGTGTGGGCACCGGAAGCCGAAAAGGAACTGCTGAAGATACCGTTCTTCGTCCGCGGCAAGGCTCGCCGGAATACCGAGCGCTTCGCCAACGAAAATGGTGTCGCAACCATTACTGTCGAGACCTTGTACGATGCCAAAGCGCACTTCGCCCGCTGA
- a CDS encoding magnesium chelatase subunit H — translation MPKRTSPADKTPVRVVIVTLDSHLSGAAARARNVLRKDYPGIELTVHSADEWGSDGHALQRCLADIATGDIIIATMLFMDDHVRAVMPALQARRTECDAMVCCMSASEVVKLTHIGKFDMSAEALGMINWLKKLRGKKHEGSAGKGEMKMLRQLPKLLRFVPGTAQDMRAYFLTLQYWLAGCEQNIANMVRLLIDRYANGPRKGLRGVAKVEPPLEYPDIGVYHPKMKGRIAESVDKLPTGPSEAKGTVGVLLLRSYLLAGNAGHYDGMLETFEAKGLRVIPVFASGLDQRPAIEQFFIKNGRPTVDAVVSLTGFSLVGGPAYNDSKAAEDILAALDVPYLSAHPVEFQTLEQWATSDRGLMPVESTIMVAIPELDGCSNPMVYGGRSDGGDVACPGCEKFCKFERNESGGDMHVCSERAEMLASRTAKLVALRRSERKDRKVAAVLFNFPPNAGNTGTAAFLGVFESLYNTLKAMQAEGYTVEVPESVDALREAIINGNAARFGANANVHARVMAGDHVKNERYLREIEAQWGPAPGKQQSDGSSIFILGERFGNVFVGVQPAFGYEGDPMRLLFEKGFAPTHAFSAFYRWIKQDFGAHAVLHFGTHGALEFMPGKQTGLSGTCWPDRMIGDLPNMYLYASNNPSEGAIAKRRSAATLVSYLTPPVAHAGLYRGLLELKSSLERWRGLTPEEETERANLATLVQAQAAGLDLAPAEPAWTAEEAGDTIAKLADAVLEMEYALIPHGLHVVGNVPSEEERVETLEAVADAMHGKRPDKSLLEALVRGGHPEHLSGNGPEAQANLDMLKELAGIDKLLAEDHELAAILRALDGKFIRPAPGGDLLRTPQVLPTGRNLHGFDPFRIPSAYALQDGAKQAQRLIDKHIAEGNPLPETVAIVLWGTDNLKNEGAPIGQALALMGARPRFDGYGRLAGADLIPLEELGRPRIDVIITMSGIFRDLLPLQIKLLAEAAFMAASAEEPAEQNFIRKHSLAYQAAHNCDMETASLRVFGNADGAYGSNVNHLVENSRWEDEDELAETYTKRKSFAYGLKGQPVQHAELLKSALADVDLAYQNLDSVELGVTTVDHYFDTLGGISRAVRKAKGGQAAPVYIGDQTRGAGTVRTLSEQVALETRTRMLNPKWYEGMLKHGYEGVRQIEEHVTNTMGWSATTGEVAPWVYKQLTETFVLDPEMRARLAALNPVASAKVANRLIEAHERNYWSPDPEMLETLRKAGEELEDRLEGVGVAA, via the coding sequence ATGCCAAAGCGCACTTCGCCCGCTGACAAGACCCCGGTTCGGGTCGTCATCGTCACGCTGGACAGCCATTTGTCCGGTGCCGCCGCACGTGCTCGCAACGTGTTGCGGAAGGATTATCCAGGAATCGAGCTGACGGTGCACTCCGCCGATGAGTGGGGCAGCGACGGACACGCTTTGCAGCGCTGCCTCGCCGACATCGCCACCGGCGACATCATCATCGCCACCATGCTGTTCATGGACGATCACGTCCGTGCGGTGATGCCGGCGCTGCAGGCGCGGCGCACCGAATGCGACGCGATGGTGTGCTGCATGTCGGCCTCCGAGGTGGTGAAACTCACCCACATCGGCAAGTTCGACATGAGCGCCGAAGCGCTCGGCATGATCAACTGGCTGAAGAAGCTGCGCGGCAAGAAGCACGAGGGCTCGGCCGGCAAGGGCGAGATGAAGATGCTGCGGCAGCTGCCGAAGCTGCTCCGCTTCGTCCCCGGCACCGCGCAGGACATGCGCGCCTACTTCCTGACGCTGCAGTACTGGCTGGCGGGCTGCGAGCAGAACATCGCCAACATGGTGCGGCTGCTGATCGACCGCTACGCCAACGGTCCGCGCAAGGGGCTGCGCGGCGTCGCCAAGGTCGAGCCGCCGCTCGAATATCCCGATATCGGCGTGTACCACCCGAAGATGAAGGGGAGGATCGCCGAGTCGGTCGACAAGCTGCCGACGGGCCCGTCCGAAGCCAAGGGCACGGTCGGCGTGCTGCTGCTGCGCTCCTATCTGCTCGCCGGCAATGCCGGGCATTATGACGGCATGCTGGAGACGTTCGAGGCCAAGGGCCTGCGGGTGATTCCGGTGTTCGCCTCGGGCCTCGATCAGCGCCCGGCGATCGAGCAGTTCTTCATCAAGAACGGCCGTCCCACGGTCGATGCGGTGGTGTCGCTCACCGGCTTCTCGCTGGTCGGCGGTCCCGCCTACAACGACTCCAAGGCGGCCGAAGACATCCTCGCCGCGCTCGACGTGCCGTATCTGTCGGCGCATCCGGTTGAGTTCCAGACTCTGGAGCAGTGGGCGACGTCCGATCGCGGCCTGATGCCGGTGGAAAGCACCATCATGGTGGCGATCCCCGAACTCGACGGCTGCTCCAACCCGATGGTGTATGGCGGCCGCTCCGACGGCGGCGACGTCGCCTGCCCGGGCTGCGAGAAGTTCTGCAAGTTCGAGCGCAACGAGAGCGGCGGCGACATGCATGTCTGCAGCGAGCGCGCCGAAATGCTGGCGTCGCGTACCGCCAAGCTGGTGGCGCTGCGCCGGAGCGAACGCAAGGACCGCAAGGTCGCTGCGGTGCTGTTCAACTTCCCGCCGAACGCCGGCAACACCGGCACCGCGGCGTTCCTCGGCGTGTTCGAGTCGCTCTACAACACGCTGAAGGCGATGCAGGCCGAAGGCTACACCGTCGAGGTCCCCGAAAGCGTCGACGCGCTGCGCGAGGCGATCATCAACGGCAATGCGGCACGGTTCGGCGCCAATGCCAACGTCCATGCCCGCGTGATGGCCGGCGATCACGTCAAGAACGAACGCTATCTGCGCGAGATCGAAGCGCAGTGGGGTCCGGCGCCCGGCAAGCAGCAGAGCGACGGTTCGTCGATCTTCATTCTCGGCGAGCGCTTCGGCAACGTGTTCGTCGGCGTGCAGCCGGCGTTCGGTTACGAAGGCGACCCGATGCGGCTGCTGTTCGAGAAGGGGTTTGCGCCGACGCACGCCTTCTCGGCGTTCTATCGCTGGATCAAGCAGGACTTCGGCGCCCACGCGGTGCTGCATTTCGGCACCCACGGCGCGCTGGAATTTATGCCCGGCAAGCAGACCGGCCTGTCCGGCACCTGCTGGCCCGACCGCATGATCGGCGATCTGCCGAACATGTATCTGTACGCCTCCAACAACCCGTCCGAAGGCGCGATCGCCAAGCGCCGCTCGGCTGCGACGCTGGTCAGCTACCTGACGCCGCCGGTCGCGCACGCCGGCCTGTATCGCGGGCTGCTCGAACTGAAGTCGTCGCTCGAGCGCTGGCGCGGGCTGACGCCGGAGGAAGAGACCGAGCGCGCTAATCTCGCCACCCTGGTGCAGGCGCAGGCCGCGGGTCTCGACCTCGCCCCGGCCGAGCCGGCCTGGACCGCCGAGGAAGCCGGCGACACCATCGCCAAGCTCGCCGACGCCGTGCTCGAGATGGAATACGCGCTGATCCCGCACGGCCTCCATGTCGTCGGCAACGTGCCGTCCGAAGAGGAGCGGGTCGAGACGCTGGAAGCCGTCGCCGACGCGATGCACGGCAAGCGCCCCGACAAGTCCCTGCTCGAAGCGCTGGTGCGCGGCGGCCATCCCGAACATCTGTCGGGCAACGGTCCGGAAGCGCAGGCCAATCTCGACATGCTCAAGGAGCTCGCCGGGATCGACAAGCTGCTCGCCGAGGATCACGAACTCGCCGCGATCCTGCGCGCGCTCGACGGCAAGTTCATCCGTCCGGCGCCGGGCGGCGACCTGCTGCGCACGCCTCAAGTGCTGCCGACCGGCCGCAACCTGCACGGCTTCGATCCGTTCCGGATTCCGTCGGCCTACGCGCTGCAGGACGGCGCCAAGCAGGCGCAGCGGCTGATCGACAAGCACATCGCCGAGGGCAACCCGCTGCCCGAGACGGTCGCGATCGTGCTGTGGGGCACCGACAACCTCAAGAACGAAGGCGCGCCGATCGGCCAGGCCCTGGCGCTGATGGGCGCCCGGCCGCGGTTCGACGGCTACGGCCGCCTCGCCGGCGCCGATCTGATCCCGCTGGAAGAACTCGGGCGGCCGCGCATCGACGTGATCATCACCATGTCGGGCATCTTCCGCGACCTGCTGCCGCTGCAGATCAAGCTGCTCGCCGAAGCCGCCTTCATGGCGGCGAGCGCCGAGGAGCCGGCCGAGCAGAACTTCATCCGCAAGCATTCGCTGGCCTATCAGGCCGCGCACAACTGCGACATGGAGACGGCCTCGCTGCGGGTGTTCGGCAACGCCGATGGCGCCTACGGCTCCAACGTCAACCATCTGGTCGAGAACAGCCGCTGGGAAGACGAGGACGAGCTCGCCGAGACCTACACCAAGCGCAAGAGCTTCGCCTACGGCCTCAAGGGCCAGCCGGTGCAACACGCGGAGCTGCTCAAGAGCGCGCTCGCCGACGTCGATCTGGCTTACCAGAACCTCGACTCGGTCGAACTCGGCGTCACCACGGTCGATCACTACTTCGACACGCTCGGCGGCATCAGCCGCGCGGTGCGCAAGGCGAAGGGCGGCCAGGCCGCGCCGGTGTATATCGGCGACCAGACCCGCGGCGCCGGCACGGTGCGCACGCTGTCGGAGCAGGTCGCACTCGAAACTCGCACGCGGATGCTGAATCCGAAGTGGTACGAGGGCATGCTCAAGCATGGCTACGAAGGCGTGCGTCAGATCGAAGAGCACGTGACAAATACTATGGGCTGGTCGGCAACCACGGGTGAAGTCGCCCCCTGGGTGTACAAGCAGCTCACCGAGACCTTCGTGCTCGATCCTGAAATGCGGGCACGCCTCGCCGCGCTCAATCCGGTAGCCTCGGCGAAAGTCGCCAACCGCCTGATCGAAGCGCACGAACGCAACTACTGGTCTCCGGACCCGGAAATGCTCGAGACCCTGCGCAAGGCAGGCGAAGAGCTCGAGGATCGCCTGGAAGGCGTGGGAGTGGCCGCATGA
- the bchL gene encoding ferredoxin:protochlorophyllide reductase (ATP-dependent) iron-sulfur ATP-binding protein: protein MNILTDPNKLKTSGCADVNASKCAEGDGEGSVQVQLDPNLNIGTAKVFSIYGKGGIGKSTTSSNLSVAFSKLGKRVLQIGCDPKHDSTFTLTKKLMPTVIDVLESVNFHSEELRPEDFVFEGYNGVMCVEAGGPPAGTGCGGYVVGQTVKLLKEHHLLEDTDVVIFDVLGDVVCGGFASPLQHSERAMIVAANDFDSIFAANRIAAAIQAKSKNYAVRLAGVIANRSRETDQIDKFGERTGIKRVAHLPDLDVIRKSRLKKMTLFEMDHTPEIEAVQNEYLRLATDLWEAKEPPVQGKPLKDRDIFDLLGFD from the coding sequence ATGAACATCCTGACTGATCCCAACAAGCTGAAGACCTCGGGCTGCGCCGACGTCAACGCGTCGAAATGCGCCGAGGGCGACGGCGAGGGCAGTGTCCAGGTCCAGCTCGACCCCAACCTCAACATCGGCACCGCCAAGGTGTTTTCGATCTACGGCAAGGGCGGTATCGGCAAGAGCACGACCTCGTCGAACCTGTCGGTGGCGTTCTCCAAGCTCGGCAAGCGCGTGCTGCAGATCGGCTGCGATCCGAAGCACGACTCGACGTTCACGCTCACCAAGAAGCTGATGCCGACGGTGATCGACGTTTTGGAGTCGGTGAACTTCCACTCCGAGGAACTGCGCCCCGAAGACTTCGTGTTCGAGGGCTACAACGGCGTGATGTGCGTCGAGGCGGGCGGTCCGCCGGCCGGCACCGGCTGCGGCGGCTACGTCGTCGGCCAGACCGTCAAGCTGCTCAAGGAGCATCATCTGCTCGAAGATACCGACGTGGTGATCTTCGACGTGCTCGGTGACGTGGTGTGCGGCGGCTTCGCCTCGCCGCTGCAGCATTCCGAGCGGGCGATGATCGTCGCGGCCAATGACTTCGATTCGATCTTCGCCGCCAACCGCATCGCCGCGGCGATCCAGGCGAAGTCGAAGAACTATGCCGTGCGTCTGGCGGGAGTGATTGCCAATCGCAGCCGCGAAACCGACCAGATCGACAAGTTCGGCGAGCGCACCGGCATCAAGCGCGTCGCGCATCTGCCGGATCTGGATGTCATCCGAAAGAGCCGTCTGAAAAAGATGACGCTTTTTGAGATGGATCACACCCCAGAAATTGAAGCTGTGCAAAATGAGTATCTTCGGCTCGCGACGGATTTGTGGGAGGCGAAGGAACCCCCGGTCCAGGGCAAGCCGCTGAAGGATCGCGACATCTTTGATCTCTTGGGATTTGATTGA
- the bchM gene encoding magnesium protoporphyrin IX methyltransferase: MALGSYIERRGELETYFDRTAADTWAKLTSDAPVSGIRATVRAGRDEMRNTLLSWLPADMTGTRLLDAGCGTGALSIEAARRGAKIVAIDLSPTLVAVARERLPADIDPAAIDFRSGDMLDPELGEFDFVVAMDSLIHYLPHDICRMLATLASRTRQSMAVTFAPKTPLLTLMHFVGGFFPRADRAPAIEPISEKTLRSLVAEEPLLAQWQPGRTHRVSSGFYTSQALEMVRR; this comes from the coding sequence ATGGCGTTGGGTAGCTACATCGAGCGTCGCGGCGAGCTTGAAACCTATTTCGATCGCACCGCGGCCGACACCTGGGCCAAGCTGACGTCGGATGCTCCGGTCAGCGGCATTCGCGCCACCGTGCGCGCCGGCCGCGACGAAATGCGCAACACGCTGCTGTCTTGGCTTCCCGCCGACATGACCGGCACTCGGCTGCTCGACGCCGGTTGCGGCACCGGCGCGCTGTCGATCGAGGCGGCGCGGCGCGGTGCCAAGATCGTTGCGATCGATCTGTCGCCGACGCTGGTGGCGGTGGCGCGCGAGCGTTTGCCGGCCGACATCGATCCGGCCGCGATCGACTTCCGCTCCGGCGATATGCTCGACCCCGAACTCGGCGAGTTCGACTTCGTGGTCGCGATGGATTCGCTGATCCACTATTTGCCGCACGACATCTGCCGCATGCTGGCGACGCTGGCATCGCGCACCCGGCAGTCGATGGCGGTGACGTTCGCACCGAAGACGCCGCTGCTGACGCTGATGCATTTCGTCGGCGGCTTCTTCCCGCGCGCCGACCGTGCGCCGGCGATCGAACCGATCAGCGAAAAGACACTGCGCAGCCTGGTGGCCGAAGAGCCGCTGCTGGCGCAATGGCAGCCCGGCCGCACCCATCGGGTGTCGTCCGGCTTCTACACCTCGCAAGCCCTGGAGATGGTTCGACGATGA
- a CDS encoding BCD family MFS transporter gives MSQLAATLAKGWMRLGTRFLPFADAATKELPLGRLLRLSLFQVSVGASIVLLNGTLNRVMIVELGVTTLLVSLMVSLPLVFAPFRVLIGFKSDHHRSVLGWRRVPYIWMGTLLQFGGFAIMPFALLVLSGEGAYPAVYGQFGAALAFLLVGAGLHTTQTAGLALATDIAPEDSRPRVVAFLYVMLLIGMTGSAVIFSELLRDFSELKLIQVIQGVAVVQLLLNIVALWKQEARNPTLTSASRLRPQFGESWAQFRAAGGSTRMLVAMALGTAGFSMQDILLEPFGAQVLQLTVGQTTALTAFFAIGTLGGFALSARMLGRGGDPYRLAGLGAMIGMFAFAAVVMSAPAQSVLLFRAGTALIGFGGGLFAAGTLTAAMAVASGSDSGMALGTWGAVQATAAGGGILLGGGIRDAVASLASDGMLGAVLSGPAIGYCFVYYIEIALLFATLVAVGPLVRTTRTNYAQSSAKFGLAEFPG, from the coding sequence ATGAGCCAACTGGCGGCGACATTGGCGAAAGGCTGGATGCGTCTCGGGACGCGTTTCCTGCCGTTCGCTGACGCGGCGACGAAGGAGCTCCCGCTCGGTCGTCTGCTGCGTCTGTCGCTGTTTCAGGTCTCGGTCGGCGCGTCGATCGTTCTGCTCAACGGCACCCTCAACCGGGTGATGATCGTCGAGCTCGGCGTCACCACGCTGCTCGTCTCGCTGATGGTGTCGCTGCCGCTGGTGTTCGCGCCGTTCCGCGTGCTGATCGGCTTCAAGTCCGACCACCACCGCTCGGTGCTCGGCTGGCGCCGCGTGCCGTATATCTGGATGGGCACGCTGCTGCAGTTCGGCGGCTTCGCCATCATGCCGTTCGCGCTGCTGGTGCTGTCGGGCGAGGGCGCTTATCCGGCCGTATACGGTCAGTTCGGCGCCGCGCTGGCGTTCCTGCTGGTCGGCGCCGGCCTGCACACCACTCAGACCGCCGGTCTTGCCCTCGCCACCGACATCGCGCCGGAAGATTCGCGGCCGCGCGTGGTGGCGTTTCTGTATGTGATGCTGCTGATCGGCATGACCGGCAGCGCCGTGATCTTCAGCGAGCTGCTGCGCGACTTCAGCGAGCTCAAGCTCATTCAGGTGATTCAGGGCGTCGCGGTGGTGCAGCTGCTGCTGAACATCGTCGCGCTGTGGAAGCAGGAAGCCCGTAACCCGACGCTGACTTCGGCCTCGCGGCTGCGTCCGCAGTTCGGCGAGTCGTGGGCGCAGTTCCGTGCCGCCGGCGGCTCGACCCGGATGCTGGTGGCGATGGCGCTCGGCACCGCCGGCTTCTCGATGCAGGACATTCTGCTGGAGCCGTTCGGCGCCCAGGTGCTGCAACTCACCGTCGGTCAGACCACCGCGCTGACGGCTTTCTTCGCGATCGGCACGCTGGGCGGCTTTGCGCTGTCGGCGCGGATGCTCGGCCGCGGCGGCGATCCGTATCGGCTCGCCGGGCTCGGCGCGATGATCGGCATGTTCGCCTTCGCGGCGGTGGTGATGTCGGCGCCGGCGCAGTCGGTGCTGCTGTTCCGCGCCGGCACGGCGCTGATCGGTTTCGGCGGCGGATTGTTTGCGGCCGGCACGCTGACGGCGGCGATGGCCGTTGCGTCCGGTAGCGATTCGGGAATGGCGCTCGGTACGTGGGGCGCAGTGCAGGCGACCGCTGCCGGCGGCGGCATCCTGTTGGGCGGCGGCATTCGCGACGCCGTCGCTTCGCTCGCCAGTGACGGCATGCTCGGTGCCGTGCTGTCGGGGCCGGCAATCGGTTACTGCTTCGTTTACTACATCGAGATCGCGTTGCTGTTTGCAACGCTTGTTGCGGTCGGTCCGCTCGTGCGCACGACACGAACGAACTACGCGCAGTCGTCAGCCAAATTCGGCCTTGCCGAATTTCCAGGTTAA